A genomic region of Manihot esculenta cultivar AM560-2 chromosome 15, M.esculenta_v8, whole genome shotgun sequence contains the following coding sequences:
- the LOC110601373 gene encoding putative lipid-transfer protein DIR1 translates to MEAYAKKLAFAALVVVLALVSAKPMVANGESLCNMTDDGLKSCKPSVSGSNPAAPSDLCCSALAKADFQCLCFYKNNYPWLLTTYKIDPDLAMQLPAKCNLVGQSFHC, encoded by the coding sequence ATGGAGGCATACGCGAAGAAGCTTGCCTTTGCGGCACTTGTAGTGGTTTTAGCTCTTGTGTCAGCTAAGCCCATGGTGGCCAACGGGGAGAGCCTCTGCAACATGACTGATGATGGTTTGAAGTCCTGCAAGCCATCAGTTTCAGGCTCAAATCCTGCTGCGCCATCAGATTTATGTTGCTCTGCGCTGGCTAAGGCTGACTTCCAATGCCTTTGCTTTTACAAGAATAATTACCCATGGCTGTTGACAACTTATAAGATAGATCCTGACCTGGCCATGCAGCTTCCTGCCAAATGCAACCTTGTTGGCCAGTCTTTCCATTGCTAA